Sequence from the Panulirus ornatus isolate Po-2019 chromosome 61, ASM3632096v1, whole genome shotgun sequence genome:
AGTCAGAAGTCAATTCTCTAAGCCTCCTAATACGAAGAAGCCCCCTAACCCAATTGGTATATTCACCATGTCTGTtttatccatggtttaccttttCTCCTGGTACCTTTAGCACCACTAACATAAATGATGTTTATCGTCCTGTCACTGGCCATGCTTTCTGCACGTCCGTTTGATATAAAAACAAGTACACCCatgcctttttttgtttttttaatacaAATCCTGTGCAGATCTTTGTCCAATATCTCTTCTCCCAATTGCAGCTATATTGTACAAGATATTCATCTCTGACATTCAGTTGCTATGTATCTTGACCAAGCAAAAGTAAGGTTTTGTGTCCATATATCAGACCTGGGACACTAATCTGTGAACTCTCCAATGAAATGCTTCCCATTCACCAATGATTTATACCTCTAACTCTTTGCCTGAATATGGTCATTGTATCTAATTACTCACTAATTTACCACCTATAATCATCTTCCATTTAACTGTCACAGGTCAACATTCTCAAGTACATGAATCTTGCTCAAACTCTTTCATCCTTCATTGACACACATCAGAGCAACTGACTGTTGCATCTAACTTATCGTGCAATTCAACCAACACAACAGTACTGTATAAAACATCTGTGGCACCTTTAATCTTTTAAAACATGATTAACTAGTGTATAGCTATTGCCCCCCCACCTCACTTTTGTCCCTCCCCTATTACAGTAATTCATAttatttattaactttgtttcatACAAAGCCTCTGAAATTTGTTTTTTGATTAAAAGAACATATCTGAATTAAATTCATATTTTTCCAGTTGTGAAagctgcaggaaaaaaaaagacagatcaGGCTGCAATTGAAGCAGTGAaagcaacaccaacaacatcagAAGGGCTTACCTCAACAACAGCAGAAGGGCTTACCCCAACATCAGAAGAGCTTACCTCAACAACATCAGAAGGGCTTACCCCAACATCAGAAGAGCTTACCTCAACAACATCAGAAGGGCTTAACTCAACAACATCAGAAGGGCTTACCTCAACAACATCAACATCAGAAGGGCTTAACTCAACAACATCAGAAGGGCTTACCTCAACAACATCAGAAGGGCTTACCTCGACAATATCAGAAGAGCGTACCCCAACATCAAGAGGGTTTACCTCGAAAAAATGTGGCAAAACAACTCTCAAAGCTTTAAAAAAGGTATATGGACATATACCTAGGTGGTTTCCTCCACGGAAAGTCAAGAAAATAGAGAAATTACAAAGGCGTTTGAAAGCAAGGAAGAATAAGATAAAGGTAGGACACTTTTAACCTACTCCATGCAGCCAAGGTGTAGATGACTGGGTATCTTTTTTTAACCGCTGTGGCTGAAGTGTATATGTTATGTCTTGAATCAGCTACCTCTGCTTGAGGGGAAATAAGGGCCATTAATGCTTCGAGCACCATCTGATGCTTCAGCCTATATTTTTTCCATTAGTCTATGTGGAGATGTCAAGGAGGCCTGTAAGAGATTTGTGCCTGTATGTTAGCTGTTTGTTGAGTAATTTGTTAAGCTGTGACACTCATGCATGATGATGGACATTCTTCATGAAAACCTTttgtaatcatatttgtttgtgacAAAATATTTTCAGAATTACATAGCTGGTATGTTGagacactttcagttttacttactTTTACAATAGTTCCATGGCATACTTTAATTAGTTGTGTATTCATAGGAACAAAAATATTTTATTCAGTCTTTACAGTTTAATACTAAGTAATCAATATTTTCCTGTCATTTGACTCAATTTGACCCTGGAGTTGGgtaaggtgagaacataggataATTTGGTGTAACAAGAAAATTTTGTTTCATACGATGAAAAGACATAAAAATTACATATCCTAGGCTGGCTAATGCTTACTCAGTTTACCAGAAAAATTAACTGTCCTCTTTTGGGTGTCCCTTTAACTACAAGAGGTCCTTATAGTTTCTTGATTATACCTGTTTTAGGGAAAGAACTCTTGTCACTCAGGTCAGTGACCAGAAGGCGACTGTTGGTTGGTTTGGTCTAGAACCTATCAGTTCTATTCTTTTGAACCTTACCCCAAgcttatcatcatcagtttcttCACTATACCAAAAATAATAATAGACTTTGGACAATCCAATCACACAGGGTGGATATCAGTAAATTCAGCCACTACATAATCACTCACAGCATGGGTCATATCATATCTGTCACTTGATTTCAAACTTATTCAGCTATCATAGAGACTTCCTTTATCTGTAGAATCATCCAACACAGCATTGATGTAACTTTCATTGTCTGATCTGCATTATTCAAAAATGAACTGTCTTTGGCTTACCCACAAGCTCAATTTACCCTAGTCTTTCCTACTCCTGGCAGCAGAGCAACTAAAAAGGGTGCATAGCAAACAATTTTTTCCTTGTTGAGTTTTGTTTCCAATTTATGAAACTGTCTGTGAATGAGTCAAGGCCCTGGATCATATACATGTAGCCATACAGTAATAGGAACCCTATATTCTCCCTTATGGTGTCTACTATAAGCATATTTAGCAATCACAATCTGCAACTGCACCACACGCTGACAGAAAAAGCAATTGTGAACTTAAAAAGTGGAAATTGAGAATTGCATTCTCATCTTAAAAGGGAAGGCGGTAAAAAGGAAGTGTACAAGCTGGTATCACACAATGTGGGTTCAACGCCATAGCCTCACCAACCTTTCCTAAAGGCATAAAGTTATATCTATTTGATGGTCCCAAGTAATTACCCAAACCTCGATCTACTTATCTACAGTTTTGCCATTTATTCTATAATATCAGCATTTCAAAAGTCATGCATAATGTCAACTATATGTCTTGAGTTCCATTCATAATAAGTCTCTATTACCTTTATTTCCTGTATGATTTAAACACATATTAAGACACGCCACAACTTGTCCCAAATCACCATGACTGGAATGATAAGCAAAAGAAAGATATGCAAACAGTTTGCACAAGAGctctgggtcctttcgaggcagtTCATGATACGAGGGATCAAAGACAGCTtaattggaggaaaaaaaaaagtagtgagcAAGTGAAAGCATTTTTGACAATGGAAGCACAAATACTCCATTCCTGAGTGGACCTGAATCGCATATTCCTCTGATCTCATTTAAACGTATTCATGATGTTGCTTTTACCTACTTTGATAGACTCATTCTGTCACTATTCTTTGGGATGGGATGCGAtgcatcaatgcatgcttccaacaAGAAGGGAAAGTTTTGAATTTTAATTAAACAGCACAGACAAGCAAGTTCAGAGGCCCACTCTTTCAGCACATGGATGGATGcaatcaggaccataaaccttgcttgtgtccaaagagagagaggcactatCAGAGTCCAAAAAGATAGTACAGGAAGGGGAATAAGATTAGTTTGAATTATCTGaggtggagttggaggagaaatgggaaccggagttgctttgtctacaggagagacatctatagtaccgtcagaatggaaaagtgaaggaaaggtaaattGACAGGTGTCAGAGATTCCCTTAGCTCAGGACCAGAAAGACCTCTCAgcagatgacgaggagaggttattgcactttgaatgaaggaaagctttgcctcacggataatgtgcttgcagtgattacgagcACAAAGGAAGGAAAGCTTTGCCTCAGATAACGTACGTGCAGTGATTacgagcagtgataaaagctgaatgggagtcaaaggaaggagagtttttccaaggctGATATGCCtggtcccttgcctgaatggcctcataatagaaatggttgaaccatggattggaggaAGAGGGCATATATGCTCTCTTTCCTGCAAGAATGACCTATGCTatgtgtttggcagagacagaagcatcaccacataagagagtaATTcaaccaaggaaagtcagaaaagaagttacataggTCCCAGTCAGCTCTGCTGAGGTGCCAGTACTGAAGCttaaaaggggctgctggaggaggaggtgcctttAGAACagatacattcatgagagtgtgatcagatgaaccagtttGGGGGCGAGACTGTGTACTTGCAGCGGGTTGGGCTAGAGGTGAAGAAGGTATATGTgaaaggatgtcacagtctcatggcaggattTTAGAcagttgaagaaagaaaaaattttagaAACAGGAGAGCAACAGGCGAAAACAGTGGGAAAGTGTGGTATTAGCAAGACAGACCGAGCCACATAACGTCAAAGTTTGGAGACagaaggtccttgaggcgtgcaactgGTGTGTTGTTGATGAAATAAGCACAAAACACCCCTCTGGACCAaaatcgtgagtggagattataatCAGATACTAAGAAAGGGACTCGTGTGAAGATCATTAAGACatctgtgtctcagagagaagttaAGATATTGGGAGAGGTACAAGCCAGATGGTGTCCAACTGAGGGAAGGTTACGAGAGTCAACGAAGGTTGGTATAGtgaagtggaaaaaaagaaaagaaagagggatCTACCGATTGGGATCCCAACTAGAACGACCGGAAGCCTATCTAAAACAACCCGCATCCTACCTTCAACGATTTGAACCCTCCGAAAAACGAtcccattccatgtttcctccggttCTCTCTAAATAAACACTATCTATGTTCTGAAGATGGGACCATATGCGAATAGAATTGTAATAATGTATAATACGTTTGGGAACTGAATCACGACCTGACTTCTACCAGAGGTCACCAGACACATGGCTCAGGTCACCTGATCCTTTTGATGACCCCCGACCCCTTGTCTCTGGTGAACTTGTTATACTTGACCTTCCAGCCTGACCCTCTCCTGGCGAGGTCATGCGCTTCTGCAGGTCATTCTTACAAGTCTTTAAACCTTAGAATTTGTTCGGTTCCTCTGTCTTCCTGAAGATATGAAATAGCACGAATCTTTGTGTTACATATGttagtaggggagatggccagagagcgttattgggttatgtgttaattgataggcgcgcgaaagagagacttatggatgttaatgtgctgagaggtgcaattggagggaagtctgatcattatcttgtggaggcgaaggtgaagatttgtagaggtttcagaaaagaaaagagaatgttggggtgaagagagtgatgagagtaagtgagcttgggaaggagacttgtgtgaggaagtaccaggagagactgagtacagaatgggaaaaggtgagaacaaaggaggtaaagggagtgggggaggaatgggatgtatttagggaagcagtgatggattgcgcaaaagatgcttgtggcatgagaagcgtgggaggtgggcagattagaaagggtagtgagtggtgggatgaagaagtaagattattagtgaaagagaagagagaggcatttggatgatatttgcagggaaataatgcaaatgagtgggagatgaataaaagaaagaggcaggaggtcaagagaaaggtgcaagaggtgaaaaagagggcaaatgagagttggggtgagagagtatcatttaattttagggagaataaaaagatgttttggaaggaggtaaataaagtgcgtaagacaagggagcaaatgggaacttcagtgaagggagctaatggggaggtgataacaagtagtggtgatgtgaaaaggagatggagtgagtattttgaaggtttgttgaatgtgtttgatgatagagtggcagatatcgggtgtttttgtcgaggtggtgtgcaaagtgagagggttagggagaatgatttggtaaacagacaagaggtagtaaaagctttgcggaagatgaaagccggcaaagcagcaggtttggatggtattgcagtggaatttattcaaaaaaagggggtgactgtattgttgactggttggtaaggttatttaatatatatataactcatggtgaggcgcctgaggattggcggaatgcttgcatagtgccattgtgcaaaggggataaaagtgagtgctcaaattacagaggtatacgtctgttgattattcctgggaaattatatgggagggtattgattgagagggtgaaggcatgtacagagcatcggattggggaagagcagtgtggtttcagaagcagtagaggatgtatggatcaggtgtccgctttgaagaatgtatgcttcacatgccttgcttcaatccactgacatcacgtcaacccctgtataccacatgactccaattcactctatttcttgccctcctttcaccctcctgcatgttcaggccccgatcacacaaaatctttttcactccatctttccacctccaatttggtctccctcttctcctcgttccctccacctccgacacatatatcctcttggtcaatctctcctcactcattctctccatgtgcccaaaccatttcaaaacaccctcttctgctctctcaaccacgctctttttatttccacacatctctctcacccttacgttacttactcgatcaaaccacctcacaccacacattgtcctcaaacatctcatttccagcacatccatcctcctgcgcacatctctatccatagcccacgcctcgcaaccatacaacattgttggaaccactattccctcaaacatacccatt
This genomic interval carries:
- the LOC139767520 gene encoding uncharacterized protein, whose amino-acid sequence is MAKSLRSKWRRKCLKIKRVRYGKKELASLMKVVQNGNELVQIKDAMQVVKAAGKKKTDQAAIEAVKATPTTSEGLTSTTAEGLTPTSEELTSTTSEGLTPTSEELTSTTSEGLNSTTSEGLTSTTSTSEGLNSTTSEGLTSTTSEGLTSTISEERTPTSRGFTSKKCGKTTLKALKKVYGHIPRWFPPRKVKKIEKLQRRLKARKNKIKVGHF